The proteins below come from a single Saccharopolyspora sp. SCSIO 74807 genomic window:
- a CDS encoding biotin transporter BioY yields the protein MPGQRTAPATELARTVVFAAFIAVLGLFPGFYLGGAAVPVVLQNMGPLLAGSILGARRGGASVLLFLGLVVIGLPLLSGGRGGIAPFAGPSGGFLLGWLLSAFVVGLIVQRATPRPGLAVLLLANLAGVAVDYLVGIPYWAAFTGDLGAAAVQSLVFVPGDAVKLVLVSLVAVAVHRALPASLSGPPAAQGGSRTARE from the coding sequence GTGCCTGGACAACGCACTGCCCCGGCCACCGAGCTGGCCCGGACCGTGGTGTTCGCGGCGTTCATCGCCGTGCTCGGCCTGTTCCCCGGGTTCTACCTCGGCGGCGCCGCGGTGCCGGTGGTGCTGCAGAACATGGGGCCGCTGCTGGCGGGCAGCATCCTCGGTGCCCGCCGCGGAGGCGCATCGGTGCTGCTGTTCCTGGGACTCGTGGTGATCGGGTTGCCGCTGCTGTCGGGTGGCCGCGGCGGCATCGCGCCGTTCGCCGGGCCGAGCGGCGGGTTCCTGCTGGGCTGGCTGCTGTCGGCGTTCGTGGTGGGGCTGATCGTGCAGCGGGCGACGCCGCGTCCGGGGCTCGCGGTGCTGCTGCTGGCGAACCTGGCCGGGGTGGCGGTGGACTACCTGGTCGGCATTCCGTACTGGGCCGCGTTCACCGGTGATCTCGGTGCGGCCGCGGTGCAATCGCTGGTGTTCGTGCCGGGTGACGCGGTGAAGCTGGTGCTGGTTTCGCTGGTCGCGGTGGCGGTGCACCGGGCGTTGCCCGCTTCGCTGAGCGGTCCTCCGGCTGCGCAGGGCGGTTCCCGGACGGCGCGGGAATGA
- a CDS encoding GRAM domain-containing protein yields MTAQLPGNVAPTDDGEIVTWRRWANRTQSNSRAAGGRLYLTNRRVLFCPHAFDANTGGEYRSIPLAAITEVGKQPRTLNLRAAYNGGLRTRLRIDCADGSTELFVLNKLDQVITEIRAATGPA; encoded by the coding sequence GTGACCGCGCAACTACCCGGCAACGTCGCTCCCACCGATGACGGCGAGATCGTCACCTGGCGCCGCTGGGCGAACCGGACGCAGAGCAATTCCCGCGCCGCCGGCGGCAGGCTGTACCTGACGAACCGGCGAGTGCTGTTCTGCCCGCACGCCTTCGACGCCAACACCGGTGGCGAATACCGGAGCATCCCGCTGGCGGCGATCACCGAGGTCGGCAAGCAGCCGCGCACCCTGAACCTGCGCGCCGCGTACAACGGCGGCCTGCGCACCCGACTGCGGATCGACTGCGCGGACGGCTCCACCGAACTGTTCGTCCTCAACAAACTCGACCAGGTCATCACCGAGATCCGCGCCGCGACCGGCCCGGCCTGA
- a CDS encoding DUF3800 domain-containing protein yields MVVRVFYVDDSGAQQSGMNVFGWVELELRTWSQVLRGWLDWRQELYRSIGLATDFELHATDFVGGRSRPTGTDWDAVKANRSSVMREALSTVARLEGLEAGAVFLRTPSGVKHKAAKADAYARLVRYLDARLTAAGELGLIMMDGDGNDHSYRTAHRELKLATRSVIEDPLFHHSHHSQWVQMADLVAYTAYMRVARVERKAHTWGWYELLSPCARTGPEPLDLGGPEG; encoded by the coding sequence ATGGTCGTGCGGGTGTTCTACGTCGATGACTCCGGGGCGCAGCAGTCGGGGATGAACGTGTTCGGCTGGGTGGAACTAGAGCTGCGGACGTGGAGTCAGGTGCTGCGGGGCTGGCTGGACTGGCGGCAGGAGTTGTACCGCTCGATCGGATTGGCCACGGACTTTGAGTTGCATGCGACAGATTTCGTGGGAGGTCGTTCGCGTCCGACGGGTACGGACTGGGACGCGGTGAAGGCGAACCGGTCGAGTGTGATGCGGGAGGCGTTGTCGACCGTGGCGCGGCTGGAGGGGTTGGAGGCTGGCGCGGTGTTTCTGCGGACGCCATCGGGAGTCAAACATAAGGCGGCGAAGGCGGACGCTTATGCGCGGCTGGTGCGGTATCTGGATGCGCGGTTGACCGCGGCCGGCGAGCTGGGCTTGATCATGATGGACGGGGACGGCAATGATCACTCGTACCGGACTGCGCATCGGGAATTGAAGCTGGCTACGCGCTCGGTGATCGAAGATCCGCTGTTTCATCACTCGCACCACAGCCAGTGGGTGCAAATGGCTGATCTGGTGGCGTACACGGCTTACATGCGGGTGGCGCGTGTTGAGCGCAAAGCTCATACGTGGGGTTGGTACGAGCTGCTGTCTCCCTGCGCCCGCACCGGGCCGGAGCCGCTGGATCTTGGGGGCCCCGAAGGCTGA
- a CDS encoding ATP-dependent DNA helicase, whose amino-acid sequence MPGSVPQWSDPDVFAPDDSDDLPPEIAADLAKQGRPQQAQHRNEPSTAKPPEQVPELAELLEIAVRSVGGTEREGQARMADAVEHSIGSGEHLAVQAGTGTGKSLAYLVPAIRHAVTAATTVVISTATIALQRQLVDRDLPRLATALAEALGRPPTFAILKGRRNYLCLNRIHGNAPEEPDEGALFDPFAASALERQVKRLREWATETESGDRDELVPGVTDQAWRQVSVTAKECLGVQRCPVGTDCFAERARGEAGRADVVVTNHALLAIDALDDRPVLPEHDVVMVDEAHDLVDRVTSAATGELTGGQAKLAARRCGRAIDQSIADRLDEAAEGLETVLEDAPAERLEAMPEALGGALTALRDAGAACMTALGPERKEDVEGSTARRLALALTEELHDTAVRLLDAFDEPEGQRRDVVWISAEPNRPRAVKVAPLGVGGLLRERLFGQRTTVLTSATLALGGSFDTLARQWGLPPERQAAAAEDMASRKEAPSDSSSTAWTGLDVGSPFEHRRSGILYIARHLPPPGKAGLPDEYLDELTELVQAAGGRTLGLFSSMRAAKQASEQLRERLSTPVLCQGEDNTAQLVAKFSESPETSLFGTLSLWQGVDVPGDSLQLVVMDRIPFPRPDDPLASARQKAVSAHGGNGFITVAGTHAALLLAQGAGRLLRSVHDRGVIAVLDPRLATARYGSFLRASLPPFWATYDPQVVRGALGRLNAAASG is encoded by the coding sequence GTGCCTGGTTCTGTTCCGCAGTGGTCCGATCCGGACGTGTTCGCGCCCGACGACTCCGACGATCTTCCGCCGGAGATCGCCGCTGATCTCGCGAAGCAGGGCAGGCCGCAGCAGGCTCAGCACCGGAACGAGCCGAGCACCGCGAAACCACCGGAGCAGGTACCTGAGCTGGCCGAGCTGCTGGAGATCGCGGTCCGCTCGGTCGGCGGCACCGAGCGCGAGGGCCAGGCGCGGATGGCCGACGCCGTGGAGCACTCCATCGGATCCGGTGAGCACTTGGCCGTGCAGGCCGGAACCGGCACCGGCAAATCCCTCGCCTACCTGGTTCCCGCGATCCGGCACGCCGTCACCGCGGCCACCACGGTGGTGATCTCCACCGCGACGATCGCGCTGCAGCGCCAGCTGGTGGACCGCGACCTGCCGCGGCTGGCGACCGCGCTGGCCGAGGCGCTGGGGCGGCCGCCGACGTTCGCGATCCTCAAAGGCCGCCGCAACTACCTGTGCCTGAACCGGATCCACGGCAACGCCCCGGAAGAACCCGACGAAGGCGCGCTGTTCGACCCGTTCGCCGCCTCCGCACTGGAACGGCAGGTCAAGCGGCTGCGGGAGTGGGCGACCGAGACCGAATCCGGCGACCGGGACGAACTCGTGCCGGGCGTGACCGATCAGGCGTGGCGGCAGGTTTCGGTGACCGCGAAGGAATGCCTCGGGGTGCAGCGCTGCCCCGTCGGCACCGACTGCTTCGCCGAACGCGCCCGCGGTGAAGCGGGCCGGGCCGACGTGGTCGTGACCAACCACGCGCTGCTGGCGATCGACGCGCTCGACGACCGGCCGGTGCTGCCCGAGCACGACGTGGTCATGGTCGACGAGGCGCACGACCTGGTCGACCGGGTGACCTCGGCCGCCACCGGAGAACTCACCGGAGGCCAGGCGAAACTCGCCGCGCGGCGCTGCGGGCGCGCGATCGACCAGAGCATCGCCGACCGGCTCGACGAGGCGGCCGAAGGACTCGAAACCGTGCTGGAGGACGCGCCTGCGGAGCGGCTGGAGGCGATGCCGGAAGCGCTCGGCGGGGCGCTCACGGCGTTGCGCGACGCGGGCGCGGCGTGCATGACCGCGCTCGGGCCGGAGCGCAAGGAGGACGTCGAAGGCAGCACGGCCCGCAGGCTCGCGCTGGCGTTGACCGAGGAGCTGCACGACACCGCGGTTCGGTTGCTGGACGCCTTCGACGAACCGGAGGGCCAGCGCCGCGACGTGGTTTGGATCAGCGCCGAGCCGAACCGGCCGCGAGCGGTGAAGGTGGCCCCGCTCGGCGTCGGCGGGCTGCTGCGGGAGCGGCTGTTCGGGCAGCGCACGACGGTGCTGACCTCGGCGACGCTGGCGCTCGGCGGGTCCTTCGACACGCTGGCCCGGCAGTGGGGCCTGCCGCCGGAGCGCCAGGCGGCCGCGGCCGAGGACATGGCCAGCCGCAAGGAAGCACCCTCCGACAGCTCCAGCACCGCCTGGACCGGGCTGGACGTCGGCTCACCGTTCGAGCACCGGCGCAGCGGCATCCTCTACATCGCGCGGCACCTGCCGCCGCCGGGCAAAGCCGGGCTGCCGGACGAGTACCTGGACGAGCTCACCGAGCTGGTGCAGGCCGCGGGTGGCCGCACGCTCGGGCTGTTCTCCTCGATGCGCGCGGCCAAGCAGGCGTCCGAACAGCTGCGGGAGCGGCTGTCGACGCCGGTGCTGTGCCAGGGCGAGGACAACACCGCGCAGCTGGTGGCGAAGTTCTCCGAATCACCGGAAACCTCGCTGTTCGGCACGTTGTCGCTGTGGCAGGGCGTGGACGTGCCCGGTGACTCGCTGCAACTCGTGGTGATGGACCGCATCCCGTTCCCGCGGCCGGACGACCCGCTCGCCTCGGCGCGGCAGAAGGCGGTGTCCGCGCACGGCGGCAACGGGTTCATCACCGTCGCCGGGACGCACGCGGCGCTGCTGCTGGCCCAAGGCGCCGGGCGGCTGCTGCGGTCCGTGCACGACCGCGGCGTCATCGCGGTCCTCGACCCGCGGCTGGCGACCGCCCGCTACGGCAGCTTCCTGCGCGCCTCGCTGCCGCCGTTCTGGGCCACCTACGACCCGCAGGTGGTCCGCGGCGCACTGGGCAGGCTGAACGCGGCGGCCTCCGGCTGA
- a CDS encoding TetR/AcrR family transcriptional regulator, which yields MTERGRPRAFDREVALHKAMEVFWASGYEGTSIGDLTAAMGINAPSLYATFGSKEGLFRSATERYNTVEGRAANDALHRAATARLAVESMLRSYARSYTDPATPRGCMIVLAANVGTARNAGVREHLAGLRREVLATLRQRLERGIAEGDVRADTDTASVATFYATVLQGLSIQAKDGASLADLEGVIDHAMSAWPAAPS from the coding sequence ATGACCGAACGCGGACGACCGCGGGCCTTCGACCGGGAGGTCGCGCTGCACAAGGCGATGGAGGTCTTCTGGGCCAGCGGGTACGAGGGGACTTCCATCGGCGACCTCACCGCCGCGATGGGGATCAACGCACCGAGCCTGTACGCGACGTTCGGCAGCAAGGAGGGACTGTTCCGGTCCGCGACCGAGCGGTACAACACCGTCGAGGGCCGCGCCGCGAACGACGCCCTGCACCGGGCTGCGACCGCGCGGCTGGCGGTGGAGTCCATGCTGCGCAGCTACGCGCGGTCCTACACCGACCCGGCGACTCCGCGGGGCTGCATGATCGTGCTGGCTGCGAACGTCGGCACCGCCCGCAACGCCGGTGTTCGCGAGCACCTCGCCGGGCTGCGCCGCGAAGTGCTCGCGACGCTGCGGCAACGCCTGGAACGCGGCATCGCCGAAGGCGACGTTCGGGCGGACACCGACACCGCATCGGTCGCGACCTTCTACGCGACGGTGCTGCAAGGGCTGTCCATTCAGGCGAAGGACGGCGCGTCCCTGGCGGACCTGGAAGGCGTGATCGATCACGCCATGAGCGCCTGGCCGGCGGCGCCTTCCTGA
- a CDS encoding SDR family NAD(P)-dependent oxidoreductase has product MAELAGKKALVVGGSRGIGAGAASGLASNGADVAITYSGSKDKAHSVVRDIEASGVRGAALPLDGMDADSARVAVDEAADRLGGLDILVNCAGIFPYGLIEDVTLEQFDQAIAVHVRTAFLTTQAAVRHMSGGGRIIHIGTSFVERVPFPGVSLYTLSKSGLTGFAKALARELGPRGITVNVVHPGPTDTDMNPADSEGADGQRAITALGHYGVVEDIANTVVHLSGAGGRHITGASIPVDGGWAA; this is encoded by the coding sequence ATGGCGGAGCTCGCGGGCAAGAAGGCACTCGTGGTCGGCGGGAGCAGGGGCATCGGGGCCGGAGCGGCGAGCGGTCTCGCGTCGAACGGCGCGGACGTGGCGATCACGTACTCGGGTTCGAAGGACAAAGCGCATTCCGTCGTGCGCGACATCGAGGCTTCGGGGGTGCGCGGGGCGGCCCTGCCGCTGGACGGGATGGACGCGGACTCCGCCCGCGTCGCGGTCGACGAGGCCGCCGACCGCCTCGGCGGACTCGACATCCTGGTCAACTGCGCCGGCATCTTCCCCTACGGGTTGATCGAGGACGTCACGCTGGAGCAGTTCGACCAGGCCATCGCGGTGCACGTGCGGACCGCCTTCCTGACGACGCAGGCCGCGGTGCGGCACATGTCCGGCGGCGGCCGGATCATCCACATCGGAACCTCGTTCGTGGAACGGGTGCCGTTCCCCGGCGTGAGCCTGTACACCTTGAGCAAGTCCGGGCTCACCGGTTTCGCCAAGGCGCTAGCCCGGGAACTCGGCCCCCGCGGGATCACGGTCAACGTGGTGCACCCGGGGCCTACGGACACGGACATGAACCCGGCGGATTCCGAAGGGGCCGACGGGCAGCGCGCCATCACCGCGCTGGGGCACTACGGCGTGGTGGAAGACATCGCGAACACCGTCGTGCACCTGTCCGGTGCCGGTGGGCGCCACATCACCGGTGCCTCGATCCCCGTGGACGGGGGCTGGGCGGCCTGA
- a CDS encoding FAD-binding protein codes for MATISKEARQYPDLTSGYNQRWSGTPESVVLVESVEQVAPVVQEAVRDGKRMTVNGAGHCFEDFVYNSDVDVVINMKHLDAVYYDPAMNAVAVEAGSNLLNVYEKLYERWGVTLPGGLCYSVGVGGHVSGGGWGALARRHGLIVDHLYAVEVVVVGEGGEVRRVVATREEDDPNRDLWWAHTGGGGGNFGVITRYWFRSPGATGREPGEILPRPPRHVLLSAAALSWDEITEAGFTRLVNNYADWHVRNSRPGSRAAGLFGLAVLNHRSNGQIGLITQVEADLPGADDLLAEYLDAITDGVGAPLQPMTASMGEYNAMPGCYEAQRLPWLQATRFLGTNNVDLNNPTLRADYKSGYMRGNFPDKHVATMYQSLTSTDIDNSTATMHLQGFGAQVNAVPESATAFAHRSSYFKLYWQVLWDDPADDDEHLTWLRRFYADLYRDTGGVPVPNELTDGCYVNYPDVDLNSAEHNQSQVPWYRLYYKENYERLQQVKKRFDPRDVFRHAQSVRLPD; via the coding sequence ATGGCAACAATTTCAAAAGAAGCGCGGCAATACCCGGACCTGACCAGCGGGTACAACCAGCGGTGGTCGGGGACTCCGGAATCCGTTGTCCTGGTCGAGTCCGTGGAGCAGGTCGCACCGGTGGTGCAGGAAGCCGTCCGCGACGGCAAGCGGATGACGGTGAACGGTGCCGGGCACTGCTTCGAGGACTTCGTCTACAACAGCGACGTCGATGTCGTGATCAACATGAAGCACCTCGACGCCGTGTACTACGACCCGGCCATGAACGCCGTCGCCGTCGAAGCGGGTTCGAACCTGCTCAACGTGTACGAGAAGCTCTACGAGCGGTGGGGTGTCACCCTCCCCGGCGGCCTCTGCTACTCGGTCGGTGTCGGGGGACACGTTTCCGGCGGTGGATGGGGCGCGCTGGCCCGGCGGCACGGTTTGATCGTCGACCACCTCTACGCGGTCGAGGTCGTCGTGGTCGGCGAAGGCGGTGAGGTCCGCCGGGTAGTGGCCACGAGGGAGGAAGACGACCCCAACCGGGACCTGTGGTGGGCGCACACCGGCGGTGGCGGCGGCAATTTCGGCGTGATCACCCGCTATTGGTTCCGCAGTCCCGGCGCGACCGGCCGCGAACCCGGCGAGATCCTGCCGCGCCCACCGCGGCACGTGCTGCTCAGCGCAGCCGCGCTGTCCTGGGACGAGATCACCGAAGCAGGCTTCACCCGGCTCGTGAACAACTACGCCGACTGGCACGTGCGCAACTCCCGGCCGGGCAGCCGGGCCGCAGGTCTGTTCGGGCTGGCCGTGCTCAACCACCGGTCGAACGGGCAGATCGGCTTGATCACCCAGGTGGAAGCCGATCTTCCGGGGGCGGACGACCTGCTAGCGGAATACCTCGACGCGATCACGGACGGGGTCGGTGCACCGCTCCAACCGATGACCGCGTCGATGGGGGAGTACAACGCGATGCCCGGGTGCTACGAAGCGCAGCGCTTGCCGTGGCTGCAGGCGACGCGCTTCCTGGGCACCAACAACGTCGACCTGAACAATCCGACGTTGCGCGCCGATTACAAATCCGGGTACATGCGCGGCAACTTCCCGGACAAGCACGTCGCGACCATGTACCAGAGCCTCACCAGCACCGACATCGACAACTCGACCGCCACCATGCACCTGCAGGGCTTCGGCGCCCAGGTCAACGCGGTGCCCGAGTCCGCGACCGCGTTCGCGCACCGGAGTTCGTACTTCAAGCTCTACTGGCAAGTGCTGTGGGACGACCCGGCGGATGACGACGAGCACCTGACCTGGTTGCGCCGGTTCTACGCGGACCTGTACCGGGACACCGGCGGGGTGCCGGTGCCGAACGAGCTCACGGACGGCTGCTACGTGAACTACCCGGACGTGGACTTGAACTCCGCGGAGCACAACCAGTCGCAAGTGCCCTGGTACCGGCTCTACTACAAGGAGAACTACGAGCGGCTGCAGCAGGTGAAGAAGCGGTTCGATCCGCGCGACGTGTTCCGGCACGCCCAATCCGTGCGGCTGCCGGACTGA
- a CDS encoding sedoheptulose 7-phosphate cyclase, protein MTPTATESFAPWRDRSEASRNRWTVTATRPVSYDVALCDGILDPANPALLRAVPRGVSPTARRLLVIDSEVHRHYGRSFADYFERHSIPSATCVLNCDETTKHWGNVRTVLQALDRFGIDRRNEPIVAAGGGVLLDVVGFAGSLYRRGTPVVRVPTTLIGLVDAGIGVKTGVNFDEHKNRIGTYHAADRVVLDPAFLRTVDRRHLSNGLAEILKMALIGDRRLFDLLDWHGAGLLAAKFQRDGRHREAATEVLERSIGGMLDELQPNLWESSLERVVDYGHSFSPTLEMRALPELLHGEAVSIDMALSTLLAEARGLVTATERSRVLRLMRALELPISHPLCTSELLISALGDTTRHRGGRQRLPLPVGIGAARFVDDVDERELEVAGESLAELAKNG, encoded by the coding sequence ATGACGCCGACCGCAACGGAATCGTTCGCGCCGTGGCGGGATCGATCCGAAGCATCCCGCAACCGCTGGACCGTAACGGCGACCCGGCCCGTCAGCTACGACGTCGCGCTCTGCGACGGCATTCTCGATCCCGCGAATCCGGCGCTGCTGCGGGCCGTTCCGCGCGGCGTGTCGCCAACGGCGCGACGACTCCTCGTGATTGATTCCGAGGTGCACCGGCACTACGGCCGTTCGTTCGCCGACTACTTCGAGCGACATTCGATCCCATCCGCCACCTGCGTGCTGAATTGCGACGAGACGACGAAGCACTGGGGCAACGTGCGCACCGTGCTGCAAGCGCTCGATCGGTTCGGCATCGACCGCCGGAACGAGCCGATCGTCGCGGCGGGTGGCGGTGTGCTGCTGGACGTCGTCGGTTTCGCCGGCAGCCTGTACCGCCGGGGCACGCCGGTGGTGCGGGTGCCCACGACGCTGATCGGTCTCGTCGACGCGGGCATCGGAGTGAAGACCGGCGTCAACTTCGACGAGCACAAGAACCGGATCGGGACCTATCACGCGGCCGATCGCGTCGTGCTGGATCCGGCGTTCCTGCGAACCGTCGACCGCAGGCATCTCAGCAACGGGCTGGCCGAGATCCTCAAGATGGCGCTGATCGGGGATCGCCGGCTGTTCGACCTGCTGGACTGGCACGGTGCCGGGCTCCTCGCTGCCAAGTTCCAGCGCGACGGCCGGCACCGGGAAGCCGCGACCGAAGTTCTCGAACGGTCCATCGGCGGCATGTTGGACGAATTGCAGCCGAACCTGTGGGAGAGCTCGCTGGAACGCGTCGTCGACTACGGTCATTCGTTCAGCCCGACGCTGGAGATGCGGGCGTTGCCGGAACTGCTGCACGGCGAAGCGGTGAGCATCGACATGGCCTTGAGCACGCTGCTCGCCGAAGCGCGAGGTCTGGTCACCGCTACCGAACGGAGCCGCGTGCTGCGGCTCATGCGCGCGCTGGAACTGCCGATCTCGCACCCGCTGTGCACCAGCGAGCTGCTGATCTCGGCGCTGGGCGACACCACCCGACACCGCGGCGGCAGGCAGCGGTTGCCGCTTCCCGTCGGCATCGGGGCCGCCCGGTTCGTCGACGACGTCGACGAGCGGGAACTCGAGGTGGCGGGCGAGTCGCTGGCTGAGCTGGCGAAGAACGGCTGA
- a CDS encoding VOC family protein: protein MGSGIPGARNVDHVAFTVPDLRRAVDFFVDVLGAETIYWEGPVQDLAGDWMTRKLNVHERATARIAMLRLGPTTNLELFEYTAPDQQRRIPENSDHGGHHLAIYVDDVDVAAEYLRNQPGVRLQGEPETIEEGPLAGNRWMYFTAPWGMQLEVVDMPAGMPYEQRTAARKYGPAPRWDNRAEQNRDAIPSSADANAADDPHPSRNTGANLTEKER, encoded by the coding sequence ATGGGTAGCGGAATCCCCGGAGCGCGAAACGTCGACCACGTCGCCTTCACCGTGCCCGATCTGCGGCGGGCGGTCGACTTCTTCGTGGACGTGCTGGGTGCCGAAACGATCTACTGGGAAGGTCCGGTCCAGGACCTGGCCGGTGACTGGATGACTCGCAAGCTCAACGTGCACGAACGAGCGACGGCCCGGATCGCGATGCTGCGGCTGGGCCCCACCACGAACCTGGAACTGTTCGAGTACACGGCCCCGGACCAGCAGCGCCGGATACCGGAGAACAGCGACCACGGCGGTCACCACCTGGCCATTTACGTCGACGACGTGGACGTCGCCGCCGAATACCTGCGGAACCAGCCGGGAGTGCGGTTGCAGGGCGAACCGGAAACGATCGAAGAAGGCCCGCTCGCCGGGAACAGGTGGATGTACTTCACCGCGCCGTGGGGAATGCAGCTGGAAGTGGTCGACATGCCCGCGGGAATGCCCTACGAACAGCGCACCGCCGCACGCAAATACGGACCGGCCCCACGCTGGGACAACAGGGCCGAGCAAAACCGCGACGCGATCCCGAGCAGCGCCGACGCGAATGCGGCCGACGATCCGCACCCGTCCCGGAACACCGGCGCGAACCTGACAGAGAAGGAGCGTTAG
- a CDS encoding cupin domain-containing protein → MIVTDSRGLVLTADERTGVIRSRCLARRGMLYSECEAVDYLLLAPGAAQDARGQSGVELAVLVLGGSGELSDTRRDRPAPLRPGALVLAPAGSGTVLRNTGEVELELLLIAVFPESVTGRLPIRKPVERPAGAGDG, encoded by the coding sequence ATGATCGTCACCGACTCGCGCGGACTGGTGCTGACCGCCGACGAGCGCACCGGCGTGATCAGATCGCGCTGCCTGGCTCGGCGCGGAATGCTCTACAGCGAATGCGAAGCCGTGGACTACTTGCTGCTGGCGCCCGGCGCCGCGCAGGACGCGCGCGGGCAGTCCGGTGTCGAGCTGGCCGTGCTGGTGCTCGGCGGGAGCGGCGAGCTGTCCGATACCCGGCGGGACCGGCCCGCACCCCTGCGTCCCGGGGCGCTGGTGCTCGCGCCCGCGGGTTCGGGCACGGTGTTGCGCAACACCGGCGAGGTCGAATTGGAACTGCTGCTGATCGCGGTGTTCCCGGAGTCGGTGACCGGCCGGTTGCCGATCCGGAAACCCGTGGAACGGCCCGCGGGGGCCGGGGATGGGTAG
- a CDS encoding cupin domain-containing protein, whose amino-acid sequence MRSIDTSGPTAWRSATQFTLPPFSHARTRRERSLVDAVIVADLNEPSDIHGMHSGEGLARWKVLARRGSLFGYWEAVEWSALPPGGVSGEHIHSRTEELYFIVSGDGEMTLNGRTHQVRPGHLIVNGLGTRHGLRNTGDEELVWLVIEVSGPHTAAVLDTPRETPRHEPERTAMSDAVVIDLRQAGQVDTTEHLTGPLRLARLVRLRPGEPLELSADAEEHTVYTIGGQGRARGSSETVALRSGVGLTLPLGGTVSIEAASQRDPLELFVVSLDVPGAEGGRQ is encoded by the coding sequence GTGCGATCGATCGACACTTCTGGCCCGACCGCGTGGCGAAGCGCCACCCAATTCACGCTTCCGCCGTTTTCGCACGCTCGTACACGGAGGGAACGATCCTTGGTAGACGCAGTGATCGTCGCAGACCTCAACGAACCGTCGGACATCCACGGAATGCACAGCGGCGAAGGCCTGGCCCGCTGGAAAGTGCTGGCTCGCAGGGGCAGTTTGTTCGGCTACTGGGAGGCGGTCGAGTGGTCCGCACTACCGCCGGGCGGGGTGAGCGGAGAACATATTCATTCGCGCACCGAAGAGTTGTACTTCATCGTCTCCGGCGACGGAGAGATGACGCTCAACGGACGGACGCACCAGGTCCGGCCGGGCCACCTCATCGTGAACGGCCTGGGCACCCGCCACGGCTTGCGCAACACCGGTGACGAGGAACTGGTCTGGCTGGTCATCGAAGTCTCGGGACCGCACACCGCGGCGGTGCTCGACACCCCGCGAGAAACACCCCGACACGAGCCGGAGAGGACAGCAATGAGCGACGCCGTGGTCATCGATCTGCGCCAGGCAGGCCAAGTGGACACCACCGAGCACCTGACCGGTCCGCTGCGGCTCGCGCGGCTGGTGCGCCTGCGCCCCGGAGAGCCGCTGGAGCTTTCCGCCGACGCCGAAGAGCACACCGTCTACACCATCGGCGGCCAGGGACGCGCACGCGGATCCTCGGAAACGGTCGCGCTCCGCTCCGGAGTGGGCCTGACGCTGCCGCTCGGCGGAACGGTTTCCATCGAAGCCGCGTCCCAGCGGGACCCGCTGGAACTGTTCGTCGTGAGCCTCGACGTCCCCGGCGCCGAGGGAGGCCGGCAATGA
- a CDS encoding O-methyltransferase, whose product MRVQVEVTSALQDYIAEMSLREPAALAALREETEQMPGAIMQVSPEEGQFLGVLVRALGASRVLEVGTFTGYSTISIARALPAGGSVLSCDISSEASSIALAHARRAGVEDKVDLRVGDAVGVLTGLAGRADRRGSFDLVFIDADKEGYADYYEIALRLVRPGGLILVDNVLWHGAVLDEAEQDSETTAIRAFNEKIREDERVDLSILPFADGLAFAVKR is encoded by the coding sequence GTGCGAGTACAGGTCGAAGTGACGTCCGCGCTCCAGGACTACATCGCCGAAATGTCCTTGCGGGAACCCGCGGCGCTGGCCGCGCTGCGGGAGGAGACGGAGCAGATGCCCGGCGCGATCATGCAGGTCTCGCCGGAGGAAGGCCAGTTCCTCGGGGTCCTGGTGCGAGCGCTCGGTGCTTCCCGCGTGCTGGAAGTGGGCACGTTCACCGGGTACAGCACGATCTCCATCGCACGCGCGTTGCCCGCCGGCGGCAGCGTGCTCTCCTGCGACATCAGCTCGGAGGCCAGCTCGATCGCCCTGGCGCACGCCCGCCGGGCCGGCGTCGAGGACAAGGTCGACCTGCGGGTCGGTGACGCCGTCGGGGTCCTCACCGGACTCGCCGGGCGCGCGGACCGGCGCGGCTCCTTCGACCTGGTCTTCATCGACGCCGACAAGGAGGGCTACGCGGACTACTACGAGATCGCGTTGCGCCTGGTCCGGCCCGGCGGACTGATCTTGGTGGACAACGTGCTGTGGCACGGCGCCGTGCTCGACGAGGCCGAACAGGACAGCGAGACCACGGCGATCCGCGCGTTCAACGAGAAGATCCGGGAGGACGAGCGGGTGGACCTGAGCATCCTCCCGTTCGCCGACGGGCTGGCGTTCGCGGTGAAGCGCTGA